In Companilactobacillus allii, one genomic interval encodes:
- a CDS encoding Asp23/Gls24 family envelope stress response protein yields MAVTIKTKHGEIDVSTNTVSTIVGGAALDIYGIVGMASKNQLRDGMNTILNREDFSRGVVIHQEDEKIAVDVYIIVGYGIKISEVARNLKEKVKYNLETMLGTPAGTVNVYVQGIKVLDDIK; encoded by the coding sequence ATGGCAGTTACAATAAAAACAAAACATGGTGAAATTGATGTGTCAACAAATACCGTTTCAACGATCGTTGGTGGGGCTGCGTTAGATATCTACGGAATAGTAGGTATGGCAAGCAAGAATCAACTTAGAGATGGAATGAACACAATTTTAAATCGTGAAGATTTCTCACGCGGAGTAGTTATTCATCAAGAAGATGAAAAAATTGCCGTTGATGTTTATATAATCGTAGGATATGGTATTAAAATATCTGAAGTTGCTAGAAATTTAAAAGAAAAAGTAAAATATAACCTAGAAACAATGCTTGGAACACCAGCTGGCACTGTTAATGTGTACGTCCAAGGAATAAAAGTTTTAGATGACATTAAATAG
- a CDS encoding DAK2 domain-containing protein: MIRVASHRLEKNAKFVNSLNVFPVPDGDTGTNMSLTVQSGFKAVNESESNNVGILGKALAKGLLMGARGNSGVITSQLFRGFSKSIESKDTLTSDDLAKAFDDGVKTAYKAVMKPVEGTILTVARFGSEAGVKKAKETKDIVEVMRAVVKGSKEGLEKTPSLLPVLKEVGVVDSGGQGLVFIYEGFLEGISGEASDESYTPDETEMAEMVNATHHQSALGQFNTDEIVNGYCTEMMIQLGEDPTSDEKFDYDKFRNYLSEIGDSLLVVSDDEVVKVHVHTNFPRKVWAAGKKFGALTKIKIDNMKIQHETIVDDEATETVSNKPVDYAVITVSSGDGLSKLFRSLGVTNVISGGQTMNPSTNDIVDAINKANAKRALILPNNGNIIMAAKQAAQLADIPVEIVASKTISQGMTAMLSFNPEADLDENKENMEDSLDTVKSGQVTQAIRDTEIDGLKITKGHYMGIVDGNILVDNSDIISVTEQMLDKMIDDDSEVITILVGEDGNTKDAQKFADYLDDKYADLETEIHQGDQPVYPYLVAVE, translated from the coding sequence ATGATACGTGTGGCTTCACACCGTCTTGAGAAGAATGCAAAGTTTGTTAATTCACTAAACGTATTTCCAGTACCTGATGGTGATACAGGGACAAATATGAGTCTAACCGTTCAGAGCGGTTTTAAGGCAGTTAATGAGTCAGAAAGTAACAATGTAGGAATATTAGGTAAGGCACTTGCTAAGGGCCTTTTAATGGGTGCTCGTGGTAACTCAGGTGTTATTACATCACAATTATTCAGAGGATTCTCAAAGAGTATTGAAAGTAAAGATACTTTAACGTCAGATGATTTGGCCAAGGCTTTTGATGACGGTGTTAAAACGGCATATAAGGCAGTTATGAAACCTGTTGAAGGTACTATTCTTACTGTTGCACGTTTTGGATCTGAGGCCGGAGTTAAGAAGGCTAAGGAAACTAAAGATATTGTTGAAGTTATGAGAGCTGTCGTTAAAGGATCAAAAGAAGGACTAGAAAAAACTCCTTCGTTGTTGCCAGTTCTTAAAGAAGTCGGCGTGGTTGATTCTGGTGGTCAAGGTTTAGTATTTATTTATGAAGGATTCCTAGAAGGAATTTCTGGAGAAGCAAGTGATGAATCATACACTCCTGATGAAACTGAAATGGCTGAAATGGTCAATGCAACGCACCATCAATCAGCACTTGGACAGTTTAATACGGATGAAATTGTGAATGGTTATTGTACTGAAATGATGATTCAATTGGGTGAAGATCCTACTTCGGATGAGAAATTTGATTATGACAAATTCAGAAATTATTTGAGTGAGATTGGCGATTCATTGCTAGTTGTTTCTGATGATGAAGTCGTAAAGGTCCACGTTCACACTAATTTCCCAAGAAAAGTTTGGGCTGCTGGTAAAAAATTTGGTGCCTTAACAAAAATCAAAATTGATAATATGAAGATTCAACATGAAACAATCGTTGACGATGAAGCAACTGAAACAGTAAGCAATAAGCCAGTAGATTATGCTGTTATTACAGTTTCATCTGGCGATGGTTTGTCTAAATTGTTTAGAAGTTTGGGTGTTACTAACGTTATTAGTGGTGGACAAACAATGAATCCATCAACTAATGATATTGTCGATGCAATCAATAAAGCTAATGCAAAACGTGCACTTATTTTGCCAAATAATGGAAATATCATTATGGCAGCCAAACAAGCTGCGCAATTAGCTGATATTCCAGTTGAAATTGTGGCATCAAAAACTATTTCTCAGGGAATGACAGCTATGCTTTCATTTAATCCAGAGGCTGATTTAGATGAAAACAAAGAAAACATGGAAGACTCATTGGATACAGTTAAAAGTGGTCAAGTAACTCAAGCAATTAGAGATACAGAGATTGATGGGTTAAAGATTACTAAGGGTCATTATATGGGAATTGTTGATGGTAATATCTTAGTTGATAATTCAGACATCATTTCAGTAACTGAACAGATGTTAGATAAAATGATCGATGATGATAGTGAAGTTATCACAATTCTTGTAGGTGAAGATGGAAATACTAAAGATGCTCAAAAGTTTGCAGACTACTTAGATGATAAGTATGCAGACTTAGAGACAGAGATTCATCAAGGTGATCAACCGGTGTATCCATATTTAGTTGCTGTTGAATAA